The Candidatus Saccharimonadales bacterium nucleotide sequence TTTACAATGGCCCAAAATGCCTGACAATCCACAGCGTTGCTCGCATCGAACTGATGATACTCGACAGCCTCTGGCAACTCGCTAGGACGCGGCGAAGTCCCCGTGCCTACTACCTTCCAGCCTTCGCTGGCGAATGCGTTTGCCGTTACAAGCCCCAAGCCACGAGAAGCTCCCGTAATAACGACGATTTTTGTTATATTCATGACTCAATTATACTATTCTTAGGTAAAAAGGAGAGTATATGTGCCGCAATATTAAACCACTATTCAATTATGATCCACCAGCGACAAACCAAGAAATCCATGATGCAGCGTTGCAATTCGTGCGTAAAGTATCTGGGTTTCAGAAGCCGTCGGAGGTAAACGAAGCTACTTTTAACGAATCCATCGAAGCGATATCCGAAATCGTCCGTAATCTAGTTGACTCACTAAAAACCAGCGCAGAACCCATAACAGAGAAGAGGAGGCACGAAAAGCGCACGAGCGAGCCTTAAAACGCTTTGGGCAAGCGGCTTAAATAGGATGGCGAACCATCAACGACTGCTGGCTTTCTAACTTTTTTAGCTTTCGGTGCGTTGCTAATTTGGCTTGAAGATCGGTATACATCTTTTTATACGCATCGGGGTGAGATTCTATATCCGTGTGGGCTGTATCGCGGCTCGTTACCTTAACAAAGAAATTACCTTGTTCGCGCGCCAACCGTGCATATTTATTTGCTGAGCTCTCTTGATCGACAACAATATCCTTGCGTGGATCATTAGTGCCCATATATGCCATGTCGACACTTCCAAGTCGGCCGGTGTTTGCCTCGATGTTATGCGTAAGTAAGAATAGGTAAAGATCAAGCGCAAGAGCATTGGAGCACGAAGAGGCATAATCAAGTGACAGTGCTTCTTTTAAACATGCGATCGCACTTTTATCGCCATCGTGGAGCCGCTTTACAAATTCCGTTACCGTACGAGTACCGGGGCCACCACTTAGCTGTAGTGTGTCGAGCGCCCATGAAGCCCCCTCTGTAACCGATTTCATAAAATGCTGAGGTAGTTGCCGGGCGTCACTTGGATCAGCCGGGCTGCTATCCGCGATGACCATATCAACTTCCTTAATTTTTCCAGCTAAGTCCACTGCCATAAGGCCGCCTAAGCTGCTTCCAAGTAGCGTGACTGATGTGATGCCATTTTCACTGATGTATGCACGAATATGCGCTTCTAGCGTGTCGATGGAGAAGCGGCTCGCCGCATGTGTAAAGCCTGTCACATTGCCTTGTTCGGCTGCGACTGACGCCAAGGCTTGTGCGGCCGGAACAGAGCTAATGACATTAAAGCCAGGAAGGAAGATCGTTGCGGCATGCTCTTTGCCTTTGTGGGCAGCGGCGATCTGCTCTAGTTTCATCTCATTTCCATGATGAAGCGTTTCGCCATAGCTTGTATCGATGCGGAGCACCTCCATGCCGCCCGCAGCCACAAAAGCAGAATATACACCAACCTTACCGGCAGTACGCAAAAAACTACGCCTTGAATAGAGCGCTCTACGATGCTCCTCGTCTTGAGCGTAGCTTAGGCTTTCTTTTTTTCGAACACTTTCAAGGTCAGCCTCGCTGGCCGGCTGTGGGTAGGGGTCATATTCTGAATTTTGAGGTATTTTAGGAAGCTCTGCCATGCAGTTCGATACAATATCATGAAATTGCTATTCCTAAAATAATAGTACTTTTATGTTCTTGGGTCAACTACTAGAGCTTGTCTTCACTCCTGGTGAGGGTTCCTTCCATAAATGTAACCCACTTCCCATCTTCAAGCTTTTCGCCACGAGTTGCGATGGTACTGCCATCGTACGCCGGAGTAAGTACCGACCGAAACGCCTTTCCATCTCCAATAGTAACAATGCCATCTTCATCAATGCTTAGCGCCAATTTTACATATCCACCCGTGTTGTCGAATGAATGAAGCGGGTACGAGCCGCTTTCTTTATCATAAGCTCCGATCATGTCGAGGATATCGGCTTTTTCAGTTCCTACATACAAGTCAACACGATGCTGTAGAAAATTGCCACCCGGGAACCAGCGAAACTCATCCGTTCCGGTTACCTTTGTCTCTGTATCTGCGCCTATCATCTTCGCTTCTGTCGTCCACTTGCCGACGAGCGAGTTAAGAGCTTGCTGTTCCGGGGTTTGTTCTGCGTTCATTTTTTGTCCTCCAATAATCTTTTCTCTATTGTCTCGCATTTTTTAAGTATTTTAAACACAAGCTGGTGTGTTTTTTACAGGATTTAATTTTGGACCATACACGAATGGCAACTATAATGAGGGGAGCGGTTATGACTTAATAAAGGAGTAACTCATGAATATTTTGCATCATTTTTTAAGTAAATATAGTACCGAGCATTACGAAAAAGGCGAGGTTATATTGCAACAAGACAGCGAACCATCGTGCGCCCTCGTTGTAAAAAAGGGAGTCGTCAAAACATATAACTTAACTTCCAAGGGAGAAGAAAAACCAATCGGCTTTACAACAAAAAACGAGCTATTTCCATTAGGATGGATTTTTAATAAGATTCGTCGCGCCCAATATTACTACGAGGCGCTGAGCGACTGTGAAGTGTATTCGGTACCCAAGGACGAACTCGTCGCATATATTCAGGCCAATCCTGAAGCGATGCTCCATATCCTTAACCGCTGTGTACGGGATACAGTCCATAGTCAACTGCGGATCAATGCGCTCGGCCAATCCAAAGCTTCAGATAAAGTACTCCACACGATGCATTATCTCGCCCTTTGTTTTGGACGCGACTTACAAAAAGACATCGTCGAAATTCCGCTGCCGCTTACGCAGCAAGATGTTGCTAATTTTACAGGCCTTACACGCGAAACAATCAGCGTAGAATTGAAAAAACTTGCTTCCAGGGAAGTTATCTTCCAAAAAAATCGCAACTATGTCGTCCTAACAGATAAGTTGAATCATCTGCTCGACGATGGTTATGAACAACATATTATTCGACAAACGTGAAATAATTCATATTTTCGTCTTTTTTCCGTGTGCTAAGCTGCCTGACGGTAAACGTAGCACATATGTAAAGGAGATGAATGAAAAAATCTGCATCATTATACGTGATCATCATTTTATGCTGGCTTGGCTTAACCGCACTCACGTTTGTTCCGTTCATAGATGTCATTAAAAACTCAGAAACAAAGGGGCAACTCGTACTCGGACTTGTAAGCCTAAGCACAGCCTTCATTATTTATTTTTGGCTAAATGGCATGAAGGACCTTATCTATACAGCATATTATTTTGTCAAACGAAAGAAGTTCGGATTACCCGCAGATGGGGAGTGGCGCATAAAAAACGGCAACACGGCTGACAAGAAAGTTGTCGCCGTGTACTGTACCTACAACGATTTTAATAAGGAAAGTCTCGCGGCCTGTATGCATCAGGATTATCCAAACACATCCTATGTTATTTTGGATGATTCGACCGACCCCGACTATATTCAAGAAATTGATAGTTTTGCAAGCAAAAAAGATATAGAGGTAATTAGACGAGATAACAATATTGGATTTAAGGCAGGCAACTTAAATAACTATCTCCAAAAAGCCGACTTTGACTTTTTTGTCATTCTTGATAGTGATGAAGTTATCCCAAATAATTTTGTTACGAGAAGTTTAGATTACTTTGCTCACTACCCAAACGCAGGTATCGTTCAGGCAAATCATGTTGCAACACGAAACCGTAATAAATTCATGAAACTATTTGCGATTGGTGTCGACTCGCATTGGCCGACATATCAAACCGTAAAGCATTACCATGGCTTTCTCTCGCTGCTTGGCCACGGAGCAACCATTAGCCGGGAGTGTTATGAGGCTGCCGGGGGATTCCCGCACCTAGTAGCCGAAGATTTATGTATGAGTATCGAGGCCCGTAACAAAGGTTACTACGTAGCATTTGCGCCGGATATTATTTGCGAAGAAGAATATCCTATTAGCTATCTGGCGTTCAAGAAACGTCATTCAAAGTGGACCCAGGGCAACATGGAGTTCATCAAAAAGTACACTTGGCGTATCTTCAGATCAAAAATGACATGGTTTGAAAAGCTCGATATCATCTTATTTACCTACAGCCTGCCACTTTCTGCCTTTTTTGCACTTTACATCGTTATAAATGTCATATTGCTACCATGGCTGCATTACAAATTGGAGTATCCAGCGTGGCTCCTGATCCCCACAATTATGTTTCTCATTGCGCCGATGCTTAACGATATCATCTTCTACGGACGTAAGATCCATCCAATCCGTCTTGTTTGGTATCTGCTACACACGATTTTACTCTACGGTTCGATGCTATTTACAAGCCTTCGTGCATCGCTTAAGTCGGCCTTTGGAAAATCAATCTTCCTTGTGACGCCCAAAGATCATAATCATCTTGGCCGTTTTGAAGCTCTTTGGGCTAATAAAGGGGAGATTGGGTTTGGAATAGGGATATTAGCGGTTGCGTTTGCATTTAACCAAACTATTCTTTCAACGATCATTATTGCGATACCTGCATTATTTAGCGTTTACCTCGCGCTGATGGCGAATCGCAAGTAGGCTCCACTAGAACGGAAAAAGATACTATAATACCCATGTAACTATTCCCGTAGAGAGTGGCAGACATGACTTCTGAATTACCCGCGGACATTCGTGCACTATATAGAGAAATCGCCCGGGCGAGCTTAATATACTCGTTTCGGCAAGCTTTCGGAGAGGAACCACCGGACTACACAATCAACAACCCGCAAGAAGTTAAGCAGGCCGAGCGGGAGTGGCGCCGAAACTACGCGCGGGAAATCACGTTGCTCGCCATCGTGGCACAGCAAGCGCTTGGCTACCTAGATCAACGAGGTCATCAAGTTGCGCTTGCAAGCTTTACAAGTAGTGTAATTACGCAGCCCGAATTAGATAGGTTCATGAGCAACAATCCCTATCTCACGGAATTAGTAGCTCGCACCTGCCGGGATGCGGGCCAATTCCGAGCCCTGCTAGCACTGTTGAGCGAGCTTAAGAGCTAGATCGCCTGCCTGGAGACTCCCTCCTCATTGCTATACCCGGTAGCAAAATTCATGGTCACCAGGAGTAATTACAATAACCCCGCCAACCTTTTCTCATATCCAGATAAGGTTGGCGGGGCACTTTCTTACTGAGTACTGTTAAGAGCGGCCGATGGATCCACATTGGCAGCTCTGTATGCCGGATATAATCCGGCTAGCGTAGCAAATACAATAGTTATCAATAGTGCGCCCCCTGCCAGCCACCATGGAATTTGCGCAATATTGGTAAGCGCAAGCCCTTGAGAAGTGAGGAGAGAGCTTACGTACATATTGACATAGAACGTCGTTACAAAGCTCAGTCCGACTCCTATAGCTCCTCCTATCATTCCGAGAAGGCTCGCCTGGATAAGAAAGAGCCGAGTAACCATCTTCTTACGCGCACCGACAGCACGCCACACCCCAACCATATAACGCTGCTCAGACACAGTCATGAGCATAGTATTGGCAACGCCAAGCGCCGCAGCAACGATTGCGATTGCTGCTACGGCACCCAGTATAACCCACATCGTGGTTGAAAATTGCTGTAATTGCTCAACCTGGGCCAATGTTGAAATTTGACCATATCCTTGCGCTTGAAGCGCACTCGATACCGACTTTACATTAGCCGTATCATCAACAGAAAGCCGTATGGCCGTGTAACCATCGCTAGCAAGCTGATCAATCTTTTTTATATCAGCGCCCTCGTTGTACTGTGACGTTCGAATAGCGTGCGCCCAACCCATCGGAATAAAGAGACTACTTTGGTCGGGCCCTTTATCTGTGACTCCGATGATTGTTGCGGAAAGTGTTGTTACTGTTTGATTAAAAGTATCACTTATCTGCTTGGAGGCAGCCGCGGGCGGAATACTGGCGCCTTCTCCGCGGTAGCCTTTCTGAGTTGTGATTTGAATCTGCTTACCTATATATGAGCTTGGAGTGCCGCCGAGTTGTGATACGTATGCCGCGCCTAAAATAACAACATTTTTTTGATCGTTCGATTCAAATAATGTACCCGCGGCGAGCTTCAAAGGCGCATCACTACCGATTCCTTGAGCTTGAGCTACAAACTGCTTATCACTATTTGCAACAGCAAAATGATGAAACTCCCATATATTGGCCCTTGCTGAAACAGATGTGACATGGGGTAACTTAGAGAGGCTTTCCGCCGTTTGGTCTGTGAGCTTTTCGGTAAGGTGGTTTACTTCCTGGACACCTCCGAAAGGACTGAGCGCTTGGCTATTTTGGCTAGGTGTTACCGTAATAGCTGTAAGGGCATCGCTGGAACCAAATTGATCAGTAATCGCTTGGCGACCACCGATACTGAGTGCTGCCATCGTTACAAGAATAACTGTGCTAATAATAAGTGCCAAGATAGTTAAGAGCGACCTAAGTGCTTGGCGACGTATATCTTTTCCGGCAATTATAAAATAATCCGTCAGTCTCATCGTAGCTCCTCTTTCTCGATGTGACCATCACGAATGTAAATAGTGCGGTCTGCTCGGCGCGCCAATGCAACATCATGCGTCACCATCAAAACGGCAATTCCTTGGACTCGACAAAGCTTTTCAAGTATAGTCATGATTTCGTTACCTCTTGCGGAATCAAGGCTACCCGTAGGTTCGTCGGCAATAATAATATCCGGATTATGCGATAGTGCGCGTGCGATACTGACACGTTGCCGTTCGCCTCCAGATAATGTGTCAGCTCGCTGATCCATACGTTTCTCGAGTCCAACGGCGCGAAGTAATTTTTGTGCCCGTTCACGGCGCTCATGAGATGCCACACCCGCAACAACCAGAGGCATCGTGACATTTTCAATGGCAGAATAATAGGGGATAAGGCTATAGTTTTGAAATACAAAGCCGATCCTTTCATTGCGATATCGTGACATTTGCTTGTCGCTTCGTTTTTTTAAGGGAGTATTTCCAACACTAATCTCACCTGTACTTGGAGTGACAAGCCCTCCAATAATATGCGTGAGAGTAGTTTTGCCCGAGCCAGATGGACCAACTATGGCAAGCAGTTCACCTTTATAGAGCGAAAGAGACACCTCATGAAGCGCGGTTATACTTGTACGCCCTTGACGATATTTTTTTGAGACAGCATCAACAGAAAGTATCACATTCTTCTCTATACCCATTCTATTAGTATACCGAAATAAAGCAGGCTAACCAACGCCTCCAGCCACCATAGAAGATTAGCCGTGAACTACAGAAGGCCACTCCATTTGCGCCATGCTAATTGGGCCGTACTTGAATGTATGGCCGGTGAGTTCATAGTTATTAGGTGGACGACGATAGAACCGTTGTCCGGCGACGTTAGATTCGGCAACGTCAAGAACAACAGGATGATTGGGGTGGAACCACTCCGTATGAGCCTCGCTTAAAAGGGCCTGTCCAATACCCAGTCCACGTCGACCAATTGCAATGTGCAAACTCCGAAGTTCCTGCGTCCCATTATCATGTTTTCGTGCCTCTAAATATCCAACGATAGCTCGTTCTCCCAGAGGTCGCGCAGTCAGCCAATAGTTTCGCGCCTCGGGCTGAAGAGCACGTTCAAACCAGATGCGTATACTAATCTTGAAATCACTGCTGATACACCTGAAGAAACCGCGAATGTTATCAAAGAATTTAACTCGGGCTTTTACAGTTTCCTGCTCGACAAAAGTAAGGAGGGCAAAAATGACATTTACTTTAGTTGTTCGCGATCATACAAGTACCTTGGCAAGTCTTACGGTTGCCTTAAAATCTATTCGCGTATAAATGAGCTCTTTGCTGAATATTCGCATCTTGAGAAAAACATTGGAAGATACAAGTTTTTTGACTACGCTGAATTGAAAGGGGGAACACATGCTTGATCACATTGAAGCCCACGCTCTAACACTCTACACCAAGGATAACGATAGAGATTGGGGCAAATCGATTACCTTAAGGACGGTTCCAATTAATGACGACGTAAGTTCATACCGGGAGAAGTTTCTTATTTTCAAACCAGGATCTTCCATCACGCTTGAAAAGCACCTCGAATACGATGAAGTGTGGATAGCCAATCGACCATTTGATTATATTGGATTGCCCGCATTTTTTATGCGCAATTGCTCATTCAGTCAATAATTGCCTCATTCTCTTTGAAATATATCGACTCATTAAAGCAGTATCTTTACGCGCTACTACTTATTCTACTATCTCCTGTTTTGCTTCTTGTTGGCGTAATCATTACCGCGGCATCGTCTTTAGAATTACCAGTCCAGATTAGTTTTTGTATTATGCTCATTCTTCATATAATCGGCTCTATATGGCTATGGAAGCTCATGCGTCGTAAAGCTTCCTTTTCATCGACATAAGAACTAACATAAAACGCAACCCTAAGCATTGAAAGCTTAGGGTTGGCTGGTTCGGATTGCTTGCCTGTGCATCGTCTGTCATAATAACTCGTGCTCCAGTTGTCCGCGTTGGCGCCGGAGCGTTGCTAGCTGAACTGTCAAAAAACCTCTCTCATCTTCGTTGGAGGATGGAATGCAAGCGCTCGCCATGATTACCTATCGTCCGAATTGGGACAAAGAGGAAAAAGAGGTTAACCTTTTGCTGCTAAACGACGTCCTCGCACACTTGCTCGACCAGCAGCTCCAAAAGGCAAATCTGCCCAACTGCCAGGCACTGCAATGGCTTTCTGAGGCTTCGCGCAATGTCGTCACTGACTTTGAGGTGGCATTGCGCTTTACGCCTGATGCCACGCCCCAGCAGGCTGCGCAAGTAGCCGATGGTCTGCGCTACGAGCTCCAGCGGCTGTTGGCCACGCACAATGTGCGGGCTAGCTTTCGAGTAAACTGCTTCATCAGTGTTTACTTCGCCGCCATCGACCAAGACGGCACCGTGAAGAGTAGTAACGACGAAGGATATCAGTTCAATCTTGTTCACTAGCACTTCCATCCTAGGAGCTCGGGGCCTATTGACTCCCGAGCTCCTAGGATACCCATCCCGAACATTCAATATATATTAAATACTCAGGGTAGGCCCGGTACCACACGCACAAAGGCGTGGGCACCGGGGATGGACATGGAATCAGGACGAGAGCAGACGCTCGATACCCACCAGCTCCCTGATCCGCACGACCACAGCCGTAGCCGCGATCTGCTGGAGCAGGGAGGGCCCGGACTCGTACTTGCCGAGCCAGGTACCGCAGTGGATCGAGTAAAGCGAGGCGTCAGGCACGGCAACGATGATGCGACCGAGAATCTCGGCCGACAACATCCTTGCCTCCACCAGAGCGGCCTGCTCCACCTCTCCGTCCCAACCCCGGTTGGCCGGAATGGTTCGCCCTTGCCACGTCGTGACGAGGTCGCTCGCCGTGATCGCGTGCTCCTCGATGAGCTTGCGCGCGATTCCGTCAAGAATCTCCACGTCGCAGGGCTTGCCAGTGCGGGTCAAAGTGCTCATCACAGTCTCCTATTCTTGAGCACGAGCCTTGGATCCTGTAGCCTTGGCCGAATTATAAGCACCTTACTTGCTTAAGATGCCGGTAATCCGGCCAAGGCTTCCATGTCATTATTTAGGTGCAATCTGCGATTGCATATACATATTATCATATTTTAACTATTTTGTCAATATTAGAGGGTACTGTTTAACATATTCTCCTCATTGGCTTATCTTAGTGGAGAATGAGCTAACATATTTTCAAGCAAGGCAATCTCGCAAGCAGTTTCATCCGCATCAGGTGCAAGTCCTAAAGCCTGAGGATCTAGGTGTGGTCCTGTATTAATTTCGAGCATCACATATTCTCCAGTGCGTTCATCTATTAAATAATCGACTCCAACAAATGGATACTCTCCTCGCGACAACCTACCAATTGTACTCGACGTATCGTGAAGGGCTACTGGCAATCGAGGCTCATCCGGGTTAATACCCAACTCCTGTAACGCAGTTCTATCTTCTGGTGACTCAGCCGACACGCCGTTGAGTCGGAGACGTACTCCGCCAGTCGATATATTAGACGTAATGTGTTTCGGTGCAATATAAAATGGACTATCTGGATGAGCCAGTAAAATCGACGTGTCTGCGCCCCACATGTCGCCCATGCTTCTAGGAAGCGGCGTAGTGTGAGTAATCGACGGATCAGCATCAACCCCTTTTGGCGCCGCCGATCGCGCTACCTGACTATAATGTACCCGGCCAAACGCATCGACTACTACACGAAATGAGGTATTGTATGTTCCGGGAGTTATAATCTGCTCTTCAAATATCCACCCCTCGAGCTTTTCCTGATCTACCTCGCCGTTTGCCACTTGGGTTAATAAGTTCTGTACCAAGTCGTCATCAATGTCACCGTCTTTAAAAAGAGTATCTAAGTTCGATTGGGCTATGAACCAAGCCACAAAGCGTCGTTTCTGTTCTGGGCTCTCTAACAAATATTTTAAATCGCCCCTATCAGATGCGTATGGTTTTGCAATAACCGCGCCCGGATACTCTAACATAGCTCGAACATCAAAAGACTCTGGCATGCGAACACCAGCTTCGTAGGCTATTCGTTGGTCACGTTCGTACCCATCTCTAACATTGGTCTGGACACCTATACCCATCTCCATGGGGCTGTCCGCATCAAAGGGATCGTCTTCTACAATATCGTATCCATGCGCTCTAAAAATATCTAATTGCACCTGCTCTAGGGCTGAGTCGTATTCTCCGTGCCCGTAACCTACGGGTACATGAAGGACTTTGCGAAAAGTATCACGCTCATGCGCAGGCTCGGGTCGTTCGTGCATATGTTCACTCATATGCTAAGTATATCAAACCAGAAATACTAAATTGCCAATTGAAATTGATTCATCATGACTTGATGAAACCAAACAAAAAAGTCTTATGGTTATGGTTGACGCCAACTATCCAATTCT carries:
- a CDS encoding DUF1579 family protein; this encodes MRDNREKIIGGQKMNAEQTPEQQALNSLVGKWTTEAKMIGADTETKVTGTDEFRWFPGGNFLQHRVDLYVGTEKADILDMIGAYDKESGSYPLHSFDNTGGYVKLALSIDEDGIVTIGDGKAFRSVLTPAYDGSTIATRGEKLEDGKWVTFMEGTLTRSEDKL
- a CDS encoding ABC transporter permease, giving the protein MRLTDYFIIAGKDIRRQALRSLLTILALIISTVILVTMAALSIGGRQAITDQFGSSDALTAITVTPSQNSQALSPFGGVQEVNHLTEKLTDQTAESLSKLPHVTSVSARANIWEFHHFAVANSDKQFVAQAQGIGSDAPLKLAAGTLFESNDQKNVVILGAAYVSQLGGTPSSYIGKQIQITTQKGYRGEGASIPPAAASKQISDTFNQTVTTLSATIIGVTDKGPDQSSLFIPMGWAHAIRTSQYNEGADIKKIDQLASDGYTAIRLSVDDTANVKSVSSALQAQGYGQISTLAQVEQLQQFSTTMWVILGAVAAIAIVAAALGVANTMLMTVSEQRYMVGVWRAVGARKKMVTRLFLIQASLLGMIGGAIGVGLSFVTTFYVNMYVSSLLTSQGLALTNIAQIPWWLAGGALLITIVFATLAGLYPAYRAANVDPSAALNSTQ
- a CDS encoding alpha/beta hydrolase, with amino-acid sequence MAELPKIPQNSEYDPYPQPASEADLESVRKKESLSYAQDEEHRRALYSRRSFLRTAGKVGVYSAFVAAGGMEVLRIDTSYGETLHHGNEMKLEQIAAAHKGKEHAATIFLPGFNVISSVPAAQALASVAAEQGNVTGFTHAASRFSIDTLEAHIRAYISENGITSVTLLGSSLGGLMAVDLAGKIKEVDMVIADSSPADPSDARQLPQHFMKSVTEGASWALDTLQLSGGPGTRTVTEFVKRLHDGDKSAIACLKEALSLDYASSCSNALALDLYLFLLTHNIEANTGRLGSVDMAYMGTNDPRKDIVVDQESSANKYARLAREQGNFFVKVTSRDTAHTDIESHPDAYKKMYTDLQAKLATHRKLKKLESQQSLMVRHPI
- a CDS encoding GNAT family N-acetyltransferase, whose protein sequence is MFALLTFVEQETVKARVKFFDNIRGFFRCISSDFKISIRIWFERALQPEARNYWLTARPLGERAIVGYLEARKHDNGTQELRSLHIAIGRRGLGIGQALLSEAHTEWFHPNHPVVLDVAESNVAGQRFYRRPPNNYELTGHTFKYGPISMAQMEWPSVVHG
- a CDS encoding glycosyltransferase family 2 protein → MKKSASLYVIIILCWLGLTALTFVPFIDVIKNSETKGQLVLGLVSLSTAFIIYFWLNGMKDLIYTAYYFVKRKKFGLPADGEWRIKNGNTADKKVVAVYCTYNDFNKESLAACMHQDYPNTSYVILDDSTDPDYIQEIDSFASKKDIEVIRRDNNIGFKAGNLNNYLQKADFDFFVILDSDEVIPNNFVTRSLDYFAHYPNAGIVQANHVATRNRNKFMKLFAIGVDSHWPTYQTVKHYHGFLSLLGHGATISRECYEAAGGFPHLVAEDLCMSIEARNKGYYVAFAPDIICEEEYPISYLAFKKRHSKWTQGNMEFIKKYTWRIFRSKMTWFEKLDIILFTYSLPLSAFFALYIVINVILLPWLHYKLEYPAWLLIPTIMFLIAPMLNDIIFYGRKIHPIRLVWYLLHTILLYGSMLFTSLRASLKSAFGKSIFLVTPKDHNHLGRFEALWANKGEIGFGIGILAVAFAFNQTILSTIIIAIPALFSVYLALMANRK
- a CDS encoding ABC transporter ATP-binding protein, producing MGIEKNVILSVDAVSKKYRQGRTSITALHEVSLSLYKGELLAIVGPSGSGKTTLTHIIGGLVTPSTGEISVGNTPLKKRSDKQMSRYRNERIGFVFQNYSLIPYYSAIENVTMPLVVAGVASHERRERAQKLLRAVGLEKRMDQRADTLSGGERQRVSIARALSHNPDIIIADEPTGSLDSARGNEIMTILEKLCRVQGIAVLMVTHDVALARRADRTIYIRDGHIEKEELR
- a CDS encoding DUF2277 domain-containing protein; translated protein: MCRNIKPLFNYDPPATNQEIHDAALQFVRKVSGFQKPSEVNEATFNESIEAISEIVRNLVDSLKTSAEPITEKRRHEKRTSEP
- a CDS encoding Crp/Fnr family transcriptional regulator translates to MNILHHFLSKYSTEHYEKGEVILQQDSEPSCALVVKKGVVKTYNLTSKGEEKPIGFTTKNELFPLGWIFNKIRRAQYYYEALSDCEVYSVPKDELVAYIQANPEAMLHILNRCVRDTVHSQLRINALGQSKASDKVLHTMHYLALCFGRDLQKDIVEIPLPLTQQDVANFTGLTRETISVELKKLASREVIFQKNRNYVVLTDKLNHLLDDGYEQHIIRQT